Part of the Thermococcus sp. 21S9 genome, ATCTCGCTGTTGTGCGACTCGATGAATTCCTTCGCAAACGAAAGCAGAATTTCACGGCCGTTCCTGCCGGTCTTGTACGCGTGCTCGAACGCGCGATCGCCGAGATCCTGCGACAGCATATGGCACTCGAACAGGATTTCCTGCTTGTTCTTGATGTAATAATAGAGCGCGGGCTTGGTCACGCCAAGCGTCTTGGCGACATCGTCGAGCGACGTCGCATGATATCCTTGCGAGCTGAATGCGCGCGCCGCCTCTTTCAGCAAGGCGGTTCGCTTCAGATTGAATTGCTGGTCGCGGGTCTGAACGGTGTCGTTCCACGCGGCAAGCTGACGGTCACGGCCAGACACCACCACTCCTAGAATTTCATTG contains:
- a CDS encoding TetR/AcrR family transcriptional regulator, with the translated sequence MSGRDRQLAAWNDTVQTRDQQFNLKRTALLKEAARAFSSQGYHATSLDDVAKTLGVTKPALYYYIKNKQEILFECHMLSQDLGDRAFEHAYKTGRNGREILLSFAKEFIESHNSE